Below is a window of Candidatus Taylorbacteria bacterium DNA.
GTTGTTCATGAATCAAACCCCCAACGCCAACAAATACGCTCAAAATTTGAAACTCGCTTCAGGTCTGGCAGTTTGGGAACTTGCCATGGGGAAAATCAGCGTGGACGAGAAAAAAGTTTGCTGTCCTAGCCTTGTCATCGCTCCGACAGAAGACAGGGCGGTTTCCCTGAAAATTCAAAGAGCGGTTGCGGTAAAATACCGTCCCAATTCTGCGTACTGCGAAGTACCAGGCGACCACATGGCTTTCATGTGGTCGAACGGGCCGATAGACGAGGTCATTCGGTGGGTGCAATTGCAAAAGTGGTTCTATCCCGGCGTGGACGTGTTTCCGCGAGTAGAGCCCGCCCGGGAACCGCAGGTTACGCGTAAATAACCGTAATCATTCGTTCTTCTCATCACAACAGAGCCCCAAGGTTTCGGCCTCGGGGTTTTTCTTTTTTTGTCATTTATCCAAAAAATGCTATATTTCTTAGATTGGAAATTAGATATTAGTAATTAGAAATTTCTGCATGTTTGGCCCTATCGTCTATCGGCTAGGACGGAGCCTTCTCAAGGCTCAAAGCAGGGTTCGACTCCCTGTAGGGTCACAGATTTTTGCGTAGCATAAAAAGCTGTGACACTAAGCAGAGCTGGGGGCTCTGCGTCAGGGAGTCGAAGCCCGATTGAGCATTTTTTTTGAGTTTGCTTCAAACGAGGAAAAAATCCAATCGGGGTACTGAACATGTAATGTTCGACTCCCTGTAGGGTCACAAAAATAATGAGGACAATGCGGAGCATTGGCTGAGTATAATTTTGTAGATTCTACAGGGAGTCGAAAGACGGAGCGGGCACCCGTTCACCAGAACGGGTCGCGAGTCGGGGTCGCGGCTTTTGTGAGACGGCGGTCGAACAAAAAGCTGTGACCGACTCCCTGTAGGGTCACAAATTTTTTTAAAGCGAGCAAACTGCTTTGCTCGTGAAAAATTTGTGAAGGCACAGGCCTAGTTCGCGAGTACGCGAACAGCCGAGCCGGGGTCGGCAAGTACTTACATTTTTTGTGATTTTAAGAAACAAAAAATTTAGTAACTTGTGACCACATAAACTTTGAGTGCGTAGCACACAATTATGACCGACTCCCTGTAGGGTCACAGATTTTCGCTCACAATAAGTTCTGTAACATCTCGATTATCCATCGCAAAATTTTATACAACGTGTTCCAAAACTCTTGCAAAATGCCCATGAAAGATGCGCTGAGTGCCTTCAAGACCCCTGCAGTAACATTGACGGGAGAAACCGAGTCGGTATTTGTTTTGATACTTACGCTTACGCCCGGAGCTTCCTGGCCAGGATGATTGAAGCGGTAGCCGGCGGGAATATTGTCAGCGGTTTGAGCAGCGTTTGTTGGAGAATATGGCGGCCAGGAGAGTGAGCCGAACCATGCGGGTTTGGAGGAAAGGTAGAGAGAATTTGGCAGAGTCTGTCCTCCCGTCAAGGCTTCATTTGCAGGAATGCCTTTGCCGAAAATATAGTTCTGTTTCCTGATGAACGTGAGTCCGACATCCATATCAAGTTCCTGGAATCCTTCTGATCTCGGCCAAAGACCTATGGCAGTTCCCTGTGCCGGAAGTGGGTCTAGGTATCCTCCGGTAAGAGAAACAGCATTGCCGGAAAAAGCAGTCGTATGCATGCCTATTCGAGCGCCATTGCTCCATTGCGTTGTAATCGCCGGACAATTTCCTCCAAAAGCCTGGCAGTATCCTAGCAGTCGCGAAGTTCCGGCGCTCAAGGTTACGACACCGCTTGAACCATCAGATGCGCGACTAGTGAGGGTACCTTTGATGCCGAGCCCGGCGACAGGGCTCCAGTCTAGCCAATATATGCCTTGGCTCGGTAGGGCAAATCCCGTGGAGGCTCCATTGCCGATGTTCGGCTGGCCGAGACTATATGCACCTACGACATTACCGATGGCACTAAAATTCCTGGAAAAACGCTTGAAGGCAAGAAAGCCCGATGTCCAGTTCCTAAAGAACATTTCTTCCGAATCGCTTCCAAAATAGCCGTCTGATTTGAATTCGCCTCCCTGCAAATAATTTCCTTCATATAGATTGTAGCTATTATGAGAACCATGGTTGACGTTCACACTGCCGTCAGGCATATAATTGTAGGCGAAAACATTACCTACGGAACTAAAGTTTATTTCAAGAAGCGGGAATGATTTGTAAACGATGTTATCTTCAAACAGACATCCGGTATTTCCTCCGCTCAAAAATCCAGAGCCATTTGTACCGCCATGGTTGAGCTCGTCGAGGAAGGAATGTCTGACCTCGCACCCCAAGCTATCATTAAAACTTATCGAGTAATTACTCATGTGTCTGACTTTGACATTCTTGACCCATGAAGCGTATGTGCCTCCAGCGCTTATTCCAAATTGAGTGGTGGCATTTGACCCGTCAATGGTCAGGTCTTCAATACCGACATACCTTGAGGTTGCATAATTCGGCGCAGTGATGCTTGGCTGTCTCCCTGAAAAATCAACGATAAGAGGCGGGGAGAAGCTAAGGGCGCTACCTGACTTCCCAGTCAGAACCACAATCTGGGATTGGATATTTTCGTAGCCCGAGACTGATATAGTCGGTAGAGATGTTTTATTTTTTCCGCTTATTTTGACTATATTTCCAACTGTATATGGTGATGAGTCAGAAACGCTGACTTGAGTGCTTCCCTTCGAAGCGCCTGAAAGGACCGGCACGGCAGAAACATTGTAAAATTCAGATCCGCGTATATTCACACAGACGCTTGGAACATAACAATCAAGAATAGTACTCGCTCCTGCTCCGCGAAGCGTTATATTACTCTTAAAAGATGCGACGATCTGGGTCAAGATCTTATAGGTTCCCGCGGGCAAATAAACAATATCATTTGCCACCGCGGCGGTGATGGCACTATTTATGGCTGGAGCGGCATCGGTAGCTCCAGTTTTATCCGCATTGTAGGGCGCTTGGGTGACATCAATGAGATGAGTGCGATTTGTCGGAATCCCTCCAGTAACGCCTGCGGTAACTCCAGGAATCCAGTTGGCCAAACGGTTTGAAGGTATCAAAGCAGATGATCCGCCTGGAGTGGTTGCTGCAACACCTGCCGACGGAGGCGAGACATTTCCGCCGTTATCTGTAGCCGTCACTGTGTATGTATACGTCGTACCTGGGGAGACGGTGAAGTCCTGGTAGTACTGCTGTTCCGTATCATGATACGGAGCTTGGTACGGTATGTGCGCAATAGTCCCTATCTGGGTTCCATTCCTATATATAGTATACGAAGTAATGGTTCCGGTTGTTGGCGTTGAGCGCAACCAGATAAGGCTGATTTGGTCTGGCGCCACGCCGGCAGCCGATACATAGGTCGGCGCGGGCACGCCACTTACTGAAGATAAGTTGAATGTTGCTGTAACTGTCGTATTTGAAGCTACAGTGACTACACATGTCCCCGTTCCACTACATCCTCCTCCAGACCAACCGGTGAAGGTAGAGCCCGAAGTAGCTACAGCGGTAAGAGTTGAAACTGTGCCAGAGGTGAGGCCTGAAGCCGAACAGGTACTGCCACAACTCACAGATCCTCCTGTGGAAGTCACCGTACCTCCTCCCGTGCCTGCCTTGGTGATCGTAAGAGTAAATGTTGTTGGCGTCGCTACTCCACTAGTAGTAACCGATAAAGCGGCTGACGGAACGGAGTTATTGGGAGCTCCCGCGTTGTCATAGGATGATATAGTGTATGAATATGTGGTGCTTGCCACAAGACCAGAGTTGGCGAAAGAGGTACCGGATGTTACCGTGCCCACTTGAGCCCCTCCTCTCCATACTTTGTATCCCGCCACGTTTCCTCCCCCAGTATCAGTCGAAGCTGTCCATGAAATAGTTGCTCCTGTTTGGGTTACGTTTGATGACGAAAGATTTGTAGGTACGGACGGAGCTTGTGTGTCTGAAGGAGAGCCGGAACCACTACCATCTGTAGCGGTAACACTTCTAAATCCGTAGTCAGTATCCGCGCCTCCATATGCCCTGAGCCAGCCTATGCCGGGTGCACCACTGGCAAAGGTGCTGTCAGTAGTCGTAAGTATGGAAACATTGTTGACGTAAAGGGTGATGGTATTGCCGATCATCGTGCCTTTGATGGTACTGTTGTCAGTAAGAAATGGGGCTCCCTGTGCGGCACTCAAATTGGCCAATACCGTGAAGTTACCTAACGCACCATTCCAGCGAACGATAGAATAATATTGAGTACCAGTTGGACTGAGACCGTAGGTCAACTCATAGCCAGTATTGGAATGGGCTGAGATACTGCTACGTAGACGAATCTCGAGTTCCTCAACAGCACTTCCTGTAGGATTCACCGTATGCACAACAGCAGTGACTGTTTGATCTGGACCCCAAGTGCCGGAGAGTATAGCGGTAGAATCATCATAGCCACCTGAGGGCGGCTGTGTGCCATATACCAATCCATTTGCCATACGCATATCAGTCCAGTCTAGACCTGTCGCCTTGCCGTTGATCCAGTTGCCGGATTCTGATAGAGGATTTTCTGCGCCACCGGAGAAAGTTGTGACATAGGTACGGGGATTGCCTGCTGAAACCGCCTGCGTGGTTGCGCTCGCGGAAGATGATTGGGCCGATGGATTCCCTGCCGCGTCTTGCGCTAAGACTGTATATGAATATGAGGTGTTTGCGGTAAGACCAGTACTCGAATACGAATTGGTGCTTGGTGTAGCTACTTGTGTGCCGTTTCTAAATACTTTGTATCCTGTAACCCCTACATTGTCTGTTGAAGCAGTCCAGGATAGGTTTATCTGGCTCGAAGATACCGCGGAAGCCGAAAGGTTCGTAGGGGTCGAAGGTGCGGTGGTGTCTGGGACAACAGAGATAGTCTCAGAGCAGGAGGCAGTGGTTCCTCCGTTTGATCCGGTACAACTCCAGAGACGCGCAGTCGAGGTGTCAGTAACATCTGCGAATGTGCCCGATGTGCACTGGTTGAGAGTGGTTGAACACAGACCGTTGACCGCTGTCCCCCCTCCTCCCCCCACTGCATTCAATAGCTCGGTGATTTCTTGAGCAGAGAGTGCTCGGCTGTAGATGCGGACTTCGTCAATAGAGCCGTTAAAGACCCAGTTCGGACCGAAGATGTTGTTTATAATGACAGATTTACTATTTGCATCAGTGGTCCCACTAGCGGCGGCTTCAGATTTTTTGACACCGTCCACCCAGATGCTGACTTTTGAACCGTCATACATACCGACAAGATGGTGCCAATTTGAATCAGTTATGGTTGGAGCCGCTCCGGATGAGTACTTCACCCCTCCGCTTGTGATTTGAAATTGTGGATTGAACGCATAGTTGTCAGAATACAAGCTCCATTCTATAGTTGCATAAGGACTTCCTTTTGTGACCAGATATTTCAATTGACCCACTTCATTATTACTCACTTGCTTAATCCATACTGAAACAGTCATGGCGTTTAACCCATCGAGTGCGTTAATGTCTTTCGCATCGACATAATCATCCACCCCGTCAAACTTCAATCCCTGCCCGATCTTTCCCGTGGTAAATGTCGGTCCGTTTATGAGTGTGCCGGTATTTGATCCCACGGAGTCGTTAGCGTTACCGTCGAAGGCCCAGTAGCTTATGAGTTTGCCAACGGAGGTCGGTGGGGGCGGAGTAGGAGTGACTCCTCCACCTGTGGAGTTGTATATGTCGGTGATTTCTTGAGCAGAGAGTGCTCGGCTGTAGATGCGGACTTCGTCAATAGAGCCGTTAAAGACCCAGTTCGGACCGAAGATGTTGTTTATAATGACAGATTTACTATTTGCATCAGTGGTCCCACTAGCGGCGGCTTCAGATTTTTTGACACCGTCCACCCAGATGCTGACTTTTGAACCGTCATACATACCGACAAGATGGTGCCAATTTGAATCAGTTATGGTTGGAGCCGCTCCGGATGAGTACTTCACCCCTCCGCTTGTGATTTGAAATTGTGGATTGAACGCATAGTTGTCAGAATACAAGCTCCATTCTATAGTTGCATAAGGACTTCCTTTTGTGACCAGATATTTCAATTGACCCACTTCATTATTACTCACTTGCTTAATCCATACTGAAACAGTCATGGCGTTTAACCCATCGAGTGCGTTAATGTCTTTCGCATCGACATAATCATCCACCCCGTCAAACTTCAATCCCTGCCCGATCTTTCCCGTGGTAAATGTCGGTCCGTTTATGAGTGTGCCGGTATTTGATCCCACGGAGTCGTTAGCGTTACCGTCGAAGGCCCAGTAGCTTATGAGGTTACTTGAGGGAATAGCTTGAGCGCGCTGGGAAGAAGTGTAGACGTTATTAATTTGCTTGTTGAGTGTGGAAAAACTTAAAACTGCTACTAATAAAAGAAACGCTGTGGCAATAATGCCAAGAATGTGTTTTTTATACATGCGATAATAATACAGAAAAAATTTTTCTTAGACTACAAAGATATCCACAGATACATTATACGCAATAGATTACGCATGTTTGTCAAAAGTAATTCGCCGGATGAAATTTCATTCTATCTAAAAAAAATTCCGGAACTTTCCTAAATTAAAGCAGAGAAAGATGCTTTTTCACTACCGAATAATCCCTACATATTTAAGCCAACCGAGGAAAGCACCCGCAACGCCTGCCCAATAGGAAGTCGACTGGGTTGTCGGTGCCGCGGTTATGGTAATCTCACCAACTTTGTATCGGCTGTTCCCTGCATCAGACACCCCAGATCCGGGAGTGAAGACGAGGCGTTCAGAACCGACGTACATACCAACGAGAACGTCGTATGATCCAACTGGGATATCATCGATGGATTTGGATGATGGAGTAGACATGGTTCCTGCTGACCACTGATCGGTCGGAGGATTTGGGAAGAAGCCGAAGCTAACTACTTTGCTCCGATCAACTTTGTTGTTCAGGAATACGAATACCGACCAGCTTTGCTTTCCTAGAGAAAGTCTGTACGGTCCTCCAGACCAGTTCAGAGTGTAATTGAGGGTTTGGCCGACTTGGATGCTCGAAGGAGCATTCCAAGGAAGAACGGTGGGTTGAGTTTGAACCTGTTGAATAGCTGGAACTGAAACTGCCAAATCTCTAGAGACTGAAGCGCCTGCACTGTTTCTGCACGTGAGCGTATAGTTGGCATTTGAAGTCAACACTCCTGTATTGATAGCCTCGCTAGCTCTGTATGAAGCGTTGCTGAAGTTTGGACCATTCAGAGTACAGCCCGTTGCATTTGTCGCCGACCATACCAATGTCGTAGATCGGACATCGTTGGTGATAGGTTGTGAAGTTCTAAAATCAGTTATCGAAGGAGCAGGTGCATTAGTAGTGTTTGGAGCCGCCGTAACCGTAATCTCCCCGACCTTGTATCGACTGCTACCTGCATCAGATACTCCGGACCCTGGAGCAAAGACCAGACGTTCCGAGCCGA
It encodes the following:
- a CDS encoding LamG-like jellyroll fold domain-containing protein, which gives rise to MYKKHILGIIATAFLLLVAVLSFSTLNKQINNVYTSSQRAQAIPSSNLISYWAFDGNANDSVGSNTGTLINGPTFTTGKIGQGLKFDGVDDYVDAKDINALDGLNAMTVSVWIKQVSNNEVGQLKYLVTKGSPYATIEWSLYSDNYAFNPQFQITSGGVKYSSGAAPTITDSNWHHLVGMYDGSKVSIWVDGVKKSEAAASGTTDANSKSVIINNIFGPNWVFNGSIDEVRIYSRALSAQEITDIYNSTGGGVTPTPPPPTSVGKLISYWAFDGNANDSVGSNTGTLINGPTFTTGKIGQGLKFDGVDDYVDAKDINALDGLNAMTVSVWIKQVSNNEVGQLKYLVTKGSPYATIEWSLYSDNYAFNPQFQITSGGVKYSSGAAPTITDSNWHHLVGMYDGSKVSIWVDGVKKSEAAASGTTDANSKSVIINNIFGPNWVFNGSIDEVRIYSRALSAQEITELLNAVGGGGGTAVNGLCSTTLNQCTSGTFADVTDTSTARLWSCTGSNGGTTASCSETISVVPDTTAPSTPTNLSASAVSSSQINLSWTASTDNVGVTGYKVFRNGTQVATPSTNSYSSTGLTANTSYSYTVLAQDAAGNPSAQSSSASATTQAVSAGNPRTYVTTFSGGAENPLSESGNWINGKATGLDWTDMRMANGLVYGTQPPSGGYDDSTAILSGTWGPDQTVTAVVHTVNPTGSAVEELEIRLRSSISAHSNTGYELTYGLSPTGTQYYSIVRWNGALGNFTVLANLSAAQGAPFLTDNSTIKGTMIGNTITLYVNNVSILTTTDSTFASGAPGIGWLRAYGGADTDYGFRSVTATDGSGSGSPSDTQAPSVPTNLSSSNVTQTGATISWTASTDTGGGNVAGYKVWRGGAQVGTVTSGTSFANSGLVASTTYSYTISSYDNAGAPNNSVPSAALSVTTSGVATPTTFTLTITKAGTGGGTVTSTGGSVSCGSTCSASGLTSGTVSTLTAVATSGSTFTGWSGGGCSGTGTCVVTVASNTTVTATFNLSSVSGVPAPTYVSAAGVAPDQISLIWLRSTPTTGTITSYTIYRNGTQIGTIAHIPYQAPYHDTEQQYYQDFTVSPGTTYTYTVTATDNGGNVSPPSAGVAATTPGGSSALIPSNRLANWIPGVTAGVTGGIPTNRTHLIDVTQAPYNADKTGATDAAPAINSAITAAVANDIVYLPAGTYKILTQIVASFKSNITLRGAGASTILDCYVPSVCVNIRGSEFYNVSAVPVLSGASKGSTQVSVSDSSPYTVGNIVKISGKNKTSLPTISVSGYENIQSQIVVLTGKSGSALSFSPPLIVDFSGRQPSITAPNYATSRYVGIEDLTIDGSNATTQFGISAGGTYASWVKNVKVRHMSNYSISFNDSLGCEVRHSFLDELNHGGTNGSGFLSGGNTGCLFEDNIVYKSFPLLEINFSSVGNVFAYNYMPDGSVNVNHGSHNSYNLYEGNYLQGGEFKSDGYFGSDSEEMFFRNWTSGFLAFKRFSRNFSAIGNVVGAYSLGQPNIGNGASTGFALPSQGIYWLDWSPVAGLGIKGTLTSRASDGSSGVVTLSAGTSRLLGYCQAFGGNCPAITTQWSNGARIGMHTTAFSGNAVSLTGGYLDPLPAQGTAIGLWPRSEGFQELDMDVGLTFIRKQNYIFGKGIPANEALTGGQTLPNSLYLSSKPAWFGSLSWPPYSPTNAAQTADNIPAGYRFNHPGQEAPGVSVSIKTNTDSVSPVNVTAGVLKALSASFMGILQEFWNTLYKILRWIIEMLQNLL